GCCGTGCGTGGCCTGCGGGCGCACGCTGGCCACGGGCAAGGTGGCCGGGCGCACCACGGTATTCTGCGAACACTGCCAGAAGTTGAAATAGCCAGAAGCCGAAATAGCCGGAGAGGGACAGGGCGGGGCAGGGCAAAGGGCGTGCCGTGCAGGCCGTGGTCGGCATTACGCGATGTGGCCGCGCAGCCACCCGGTACGGGGGAATCGAAGCCACATTCCGACCCCGCACCTTCGGTATATTTTGCGTAGAGGGCAGAGGCCTGTTCGTCAAGGCTGGCCGTTTGCCTGGCGTTACTGTCCGCCGTCGGCGTCGCCGCCGTCCCCGTCGCGGGCGGTGGTGACGGTGGCCGGGCCGGGCCAGACGCGCGTTTCGGCCATGTCGCGCGCCTTTTCTGCGTCCTTCGTTCCCCTCGCATCCCACCGGGCCTGTATCTGGCCCGATTCCGCCGTCACCAGCAGGGGGATGTTCCGGGCCGCCAGCGCGGCGCGGGTGTCCGCCACGGGAAATCCCCAGCGGTTGCGGTAGCCCGCACTGGCCAGGGCCACGGAGGGACGCACCGCATCCAGCAGTTGCGGCAGCAGTTTGCGCCTGCCGCCGTGGTGGGGCAGCACCAGCACTTCCGCCGAAAGGTCCGTGCCCGCGTCCAGCAGGGCGCGGATGGCCGGGTCGCCCGCATCGCCGGGAATCAGCGCCAGGCCGCGCCGTCTACCACGTCCGTCCTGCCCATTTGGCCCGCCTTGTCCATTTGGTCCATCCGGTCCATTCAGTCCATCCGGTCGATTCGGCCCGTCCTGCCGATTGCTGTCGTCGCGCGCCGTCAGGCGCAGCACCAGCGAGGCGTCGTTGCCGTCAAAGGCGGGGCCAGCCGCCTCCGGCAGGGGTGGGTGCAGCACTTCCAGTTCCAGGCCGTCTGCAAGGGGAATGCGCTGCCCGGCATGCCAGCGTTCCTCGTGATGTCCGACCAGTCGGGCATGGCGCAGGATGGCGGCCAGCCGCGCGCCGTCCTCGCCGTGCGGCGGTTCGCCGTTGCCCGCCACCCGGCGCACGGCAAAGGCGTCGATGACGTACAGAAGCCCCCGCAAATGGTCGCGGTCCGGGTGCGACCAGACCACCGCGTCCAGCCGGGGCGGGCGGTTGTCGGTCAGCGCCGGGGCCACCACGCGGCGTCCGGTGTCCCACGAGCGCGAGGCCGTGCCCCCGCCATCCACCAGCATGCGGCCAGCGCCCCAATCCAGCGCCACGGACTGCCCCTGCCCCACGTCCAGCACGGCCAGCCGCACGGCAGGGTCCGTGGCGGCGGCAAGGCGCGGCCACACCGGCCCCAGCATCAGCAGCGCCCCGGCTGCCAGCAGCAGGGCGGCGCGACGGCGTGTGGAGCCTGTTGCCTGACCGGTCGCGCCCCCGGATGTCTGGTCCGATACCCGCTCCGATACATGCAGCACCGCCGCGCCCAGCAGCACCCACAGCCCCAGCATGGCGGCGGGGTGGGGGCGCAGCAACTGGGGGTTGCCCAGCAGGCCCGCGCCGTCCAGCCAGCGCAGCGAAACCAGCAACAGATCGAACGGCCAGCGGGCCACCAGCAACAGCCATCCGGCCACCTCCGGAGCCGCGGGGGCCATGGCCATGCCCGCAAGGCCCAGCGGCAGCGCCACTCCGTCGATGAGCGGCAGGAACAGCAGGTTCAAGGCGAACCACGGGCTGGACGTGCCGAATACCCGCGCGGACAGGGGCAGCAGGATCAGCTGGATGCACAGGGTCACCCACAGGGTGCGCGCGGCGTACACCATGAGGCGGGAGCGCCACGGGTGCGCGGTGCGCCGGTGCATGCGATGCGCCGGTGCCGTTGCGGTGGGGCCGCCGTATCCATCATGGCTGGCCGCACCGCCCCGTTCGGCCAGACCATCCTGTTCGCCCACCCCCCCCAGCCCACCCAGTTCACGCAGTCGACGGGGCAGCAGGGCGGCCAGCGGCCTGGCCAGGGCAATGCCCGCCACGGCGCAGGCGGAAAGCTGCAACGACAGGTCGTCCGCCGCGCCGGGGTCGAACAGCACGATGACGCACACCGCCCACAGCAGGCCGTCCAGCAGCACCTGCGGCCTGCCCCGCCAGTACAGCCACGACCAGAACACCAGCATCAGCGCCGCGCGCACCAGCGAGGGCGGCGCGCCGCCCAGCCAGACATAGGCCAGCGCGGGCGGCAGCGAGCAGGCCAGGGCCAGCTTGCGGCGCGGAATGCGCAGGTACACGCCGGGGGCCATGCGTCCGGCCAGCAGGGCGACTGCGGCGCCCAGCGCGGCGGCGGCGCACAGGTGCATGCCCGACAGGGCAATGGCATGGATCAGCGAGGCGCGGGCCACAAGGTCCAGGTCGCGGCTGTCCAGATGAAAGCGGTCGCCCAGCACCAGCGCGGGCAGAAACGCCCCCGCCGGGGTGGGCGGTTCGGGGGCGTGGCCGGGCTCGGCGGCAGCGGCGGATTCCGGCGCGGGCGCTCCCGGCCCGAATGGCTCCTGTCCTGACGCGCCCTGCCCCGACGGTTCCTGCTTGGGCCCCCCCGATGGGAATGTCCCCGATACCGGCGCCCCCGCTCCGGACGCCTCTGCCGTGGCCTTGCGGCGGAGCTTTGCGCCGGTGCCCTTTTTGGCGGGCGTCTCCGTGGCAGCGGCTGTCGTCGCGTCGCCGTTTTTGGCGTCCGGCCCGGCTGCGGCGTCCGATCTGCCGTTCTCCGGCGCGCCGTGCAGGGCAATGGCCCGCAGCATGGCGGTGCGCAGGTTCTCGCGGAAGCTCCATCCTGCGGATGGGGTTCCCTCCACGCGGGGCATCCCCTTGGCGTGGGTGGTCCAGGCGCGGAAGCGCACATCGCGAGAGGCCCAGAACGCCGCGCTGTCGTCGCCGCCGGGGTTGGCCAGCCCGCGCATGGGGGCCACGGCGGCGGTGACGGTCAGGCGGGTGCCTGGCGCGGGCCGCAGTGGCGGGCTTTGCCATGACAGGGCCAGCAGCCCCGGCAGTGCCGGGTGCTCCATCGGTTCCGTTGGGGCGGGCGATTCGGTGACGGGCAGCAGTGCTCCCGGCGTGTCATCCGGTGTCGCGCCCGGTGTCGCGCCCGATGCCGCTGCGGACGCTGTTGCAGCGGAGCCGAACGGCGCGGCAGGTCCGCCAGCGCCGTTCGCCTGCCGTGCGTTCGTCTCTGGCCGCACATCGCGCAGCAGCAGCCGGATGCGCCCGTCGGTGGTGGGGGTGCACTCGGCCACCGTGCCGCTGAAGCGCACCGGGCGGTCGGTGTCGGCCCAGGCGGGTGTTGGCGGGGGCGGTCCGGGTTCACGCAGCCATGCCGCCCCCAGCCCCACGCAGAAGCACAGCGCGTATACGGCCACCCGCGCCGCCCCCCGCGCCCGCGCGCCCATGCCCAGCCACAGCAGCGTCGCCGCCGTGACGGCCCAGACGGGTTCGCCCCGTGGCGGCAGCGCGGCCAGACCGGCCAGCGCCGCCAGCAGGCAGGCCTGCCGGAACAGCAGCGGCGGCAACAGTGGCGGAGCCAATGGTGGTTCCGGTCGGGGCTGAGGCTGCGAGGACGGCTGGTGCATGGCTGGCGCTGCCTGCGGGGTTTTCCGGGTGCAAAAAAAGGCGGGCCGCGCCGCGTGGCGGGCCCGCCCGGAAGGCGTGCGGCTATTCGGGCATGCGTGTGATGCGCGCGCCCACGGCGTTCAGTTTTTCCTCGATGCGCTCGTAGCCCCGGTCCAGGTGGTAGATGCGCTGGACGTGGGTTTCGCCCTGCGCGGCAAGGCCCGCCAGCACCAGCGAGGCGCTGGCCCGCAGGTCGGAGGCCATGACCGGCGCGCCGATGAGCTTCTGCACGCCGCGCACCATGGCGGAGTGCCCGGACAGCTTGACGTCCGCGCCCATGCGCACCAGTTCCGGCACGTGCATGAAGCGGTTCTCGAAGATGGTTTCCTCCACCACGCCCGCGCCGCTGGCAATGGTCATCAGGGCCATGATCTGGGCCTGCATGTCGGTGGGAAAGCCGGGGAAGGGGCGGGTGGTCACGTCGCGGGCGCGCAGGTGGCCGTTGTGGGTCACGCGCACGTCGCGGGTGCCTTCACGCTCGATGATCAGCCCCATGTCGCGCAGCTTGGCGATGACCGCCTCCAGTTCCTCGAAGGGGCAGTCGGTCAGCAGCAGGTCGCCGCCGGTGATGCCCGCCGCCACCATGAAGGTGCCCGCCTCGATGCGGTCGGGCATGATACGGTATTCGCACCCGCCAAGGCGCGGCACGCCCTGCACCTTGATGATGCTTGAGCCGTGCCCTTCGATCTTCGCCCCGCAGGCAATGAGGAAGTTGGCCAGGTCCACCACTTCCGGCTCGCGGGCAACGTTTTCCAGAATGGTCTCGCCCTCGGCCAGGGTGGCGGCCATGAGCAGGTTTTCGGTGCCGCCCACGGTGGGGAAGTCGAAGTGGATGTGCGCGCCGCGCAGCTTCTTGCAGCGGCCCTGGATGTAGCCGGAATCCAGGTCGAAGGTGGCGCCCATCTTTTCCAGTGCGGTCAGGTGCAGGTCCACGGGGCGCGCGCCGATGGCGCAGCCGCCGGGCAGGGCCACGCGGGCCTCGCCCAGGCGGGCCAGCAGCGGGCCAAGGCACAGCACCGAGGCGCGCATGGTCTTCACCAGGTCGTAGGGGGCTTCCGGCTTCAGGTCGCACGGGGTGACGGTGACGGTGTGGCCGTCGAATTCCGCCGGGCAGCCCAGGATGGCCAGCAGCTTGTTGGTGGTGAAGATGTCGCGCAGGCGCGGCACGTTGGTGTAGGTGATGGGTTCTTCGGCCAGGATCGAGGCCATCAGGATGGGCAGGGCGGCGTTCTTGGAGCCGCTGACGGCAATGGCGCCGCGCAGGGGCACGCCGCCTTGGATGACAAGCTTGTCCATGTGGTCGTGGGTATCCTTTACGGGTAGTCGCGGCGGAAATGTTCCGCGCGGGTGATGGCTTTGGCTGCGCCGCGTCGGGTTGTCCCGTGGCGGCATGGGGGCATGGTCGGAAACGGGCGTCAGTAACGAAAGGGGCCGAAAGGGGGCGATTGCCTCTTGACCGGTCCCCGCGCCGGGTGTATATGCGCTCTCTCTTACGGCGGATGTAGCTCAGTTGGCAGAGCACCTGGTTGTGGCCCAGGTGGCCGTGGGTTCAAGTCCCATCATTCGCCCCATTGATTCCGTGCCCCGCGAAAGCGGGGCTTTTCTTTTTCCGGAACCCGGCCCGACTTGTCCGGTGTGACTTGTCCGGGCGTGACTTGTCGGGGCGTGACTTGTCCGGGTGAGGACGCCCGGCGCGTGCCGGAGCTGATGGGTGGAATTTCCTCTGCGCATGTCGGGCGGACCATACCCCTACCGGCCCCGGAACGGAACCCCGTCCATGGGGGCAACCGCTGGCGTGCGGCGCGGCCTGCCGTTTTCCTTCACGAAATTTGTGACGGTGCGCCGTGCGGCGGTGGAGCAGGCAGCCCGGGCATGCCCGCGCGTGCGGTGCGTCGGCCTGCTCCGCCCGATTGGCCTGTTCCGCCCGTTTCGTTTGTCCCGCCGGTCCGCTCCCGTTGGCCCTGTCAGCCGCCGTGGGTGTCCAGCAGGGTATGGATGCTGCGGCAGGTGGTGCGAACCGCCGTGTCAAAGCGTTCCACAAGGTCATGCACGGACGCATGTCGTGCGTCCTCCGCATCCCCTTCATTCTCCGCGTCCGGGGGCAGGTCGCCCGCCAGCAGCAGCCCCAGGCGCTCCAGGGCGCGGGCGGCATCGTGCACCTCGTGGGCGGATATGCTGCCCGCCGCGCCCGCCATGGCGTGTGCACGCTCCGACAGGGCGCGCCAAGCGGCGGCGTCCGGTCCAATGGCGTTCGGTCCGGTCGTGTCTGGCCCAATGGTGTCCGGCCCGATGGTGTCCGGTCCCATGACGTCCGGCTTGGCGGTGGCCACCAGCCCGCGCATTTCCTCGCCCGCTCCGGAATAGGTATTCACAAAGCTGCCCAGCACCCGCAGGTACAGCCAGGCCTTGCCGTTCATGCGGCGCACGCCGCTGGCCACGTCCAGCCCCGGCAGGGATGCGGGCAGGTCTTCCGGCGCGGGGCGGTGCCCCGTGGGGGGCTTGCCGTTGCCCGTCTGCGGTCGGGATGGCGCTTGCGCGGGCCGTGCAGGGGCGGCAGCCGTCGGGTCCGTTTCCGCCTGCGGTTCCGCTACGTTCGCAACCGGCTTGGCGGGCAGGT
This genomic window from Nitratidesulfovibrio sp. SRB-5 contains:
- a CDS encoding ComEC/Rec2 family competence protein, with product MAPPLLPPLLFRQACLLAALAGLAALPPRGEPVWAVTAATLLWLGMGARARGAARVAVYALCFCVGLGAAWLREPGPPPPTPAWADTDRPVRFSGTVAECTPTTDGRIRLLLRDVRPETNARQANGAGGPAAPFGSAATASAAASGATPGATPDDTPGALLPVTESPAPTEPMEHPALPGLLALSWQSPPLRPAPGTRLTVTAAVAPMRGLANPGGDDSAAFWASRDVRFRAWTTHAKGMPRVEGTPSAGWSFRENLRTAMLRAIALHGAPENGRSDAAAGPDAKNGDATTAAATETPAKKGTGAKLRRKATAEASGAGAPVSGTFPSGGPKQEPSGQGASGQEPFGPGAPAPESAAAAEPGHAPEPPTPAGAFLPALVLGDRFHLDSRDLDLVARASLIHAIALSGMHLCAAAALGAAVALLAGRMAPGVYLRIPRRKLALACSLPPALAYVWLGGAPPSLVRAALMLVFWSWLYWRGRPQVLLDGLLWAVCVIVLFDPGAADDLSLQLSACAVAGIALARPLAALLPRRLRELGGLGGVGEQDGLAERGGAASHDGYGGPTATAPAHRMHRRTAHPWRSRLMVYAARTLWVTLCIQLILLPLSARVFGTSSPWFALNLLFLPLIDGVALPLGLAGMAMAPAAPEVAGWLLLVARWPFDLLLVSLRWLDGAGLLGNPQLLRPHPAAMLGLWVLLGAAVLHVSERVSDQTSGGATGQATGSTRRRAALLLAAGALLMLGPVWPRLAAATDPAVRLAVLDVGQGQSVALDWGAGRMLVDGGGTASRSWDTGRRVVAPALTDNRPPRLDAVVWSHPDRDHLRGLLYVIDAFAVRRVAGNGEPPHGEDGARLAAILRHARLVGHHEERWHAGQRIPLADGLELEVLHPPLPEAAGPAFDGNDASLVLRLTARDDSNRQDGPNRPDGLNGPDGPNGQGGPNGQDGRGRRRGLALIPGDAGDPAIRALLDAGTDLSAEVLVLPHHGGRRKLLPQLLDAVRPSVALASAGYRNRWGFPVADTRAALAARNIPLLVTAESGQIQARWDARGTKDAEKARDMAETRVWPGPATVTTARDGDGGDADGGQ
- the murA gene encoding UDP-N-acetylglucosamine 1-carboxyvinyltransferase, which encodes MDKLVIQGGVPLRGAIAVSGSKNAALPILMASILAEEPITYTNVPRLRDIFTTNKLLAILGCPAEFDGHTVTVTPCDLKPEAPYDLVKTMRASVLCLGPLLARLGEARVALPGGCAIGARPVDLHLTALEKMGATFDLDSGYIQGRCKKLRGAHIHFDFPTVGGTENLLMAATLAEGETILENVAREPEVVDLANFLIACGAKIEGHGSSIIKVQGVPRLGGCEYRIMPDRIEAGTFMVAAGITGGDLLLTDCPFEELEAVIAKLRDMGLIIEREGTRDVRVTHNGHLRARDVTTRPFPGFPTDMQAQIMALMTIASGAGVVEETIFENRFMHVPELVRMGADVKLSGHSAMVRGVQKLIGAPVMASDLRASASLVLAGLAAQGETHVQRIYHLDRGYERIEEKLNAVGARITRMPE